A genomic window from Scomber scombrus chromosome 18, fScoSco1.1, whole genome shotgun sequence includes:
- the sdr42e2 gene encoding putative short-chain dehydrogenase/reductase family 42E member 2 produces the protein MELCGPNMSESGGSLCQVKQLSCHSVSLCRLQANGHQLHNLPHLTHQPWVNHQAPAVASSPAVAIRHRVNGAMAASCSSPECVASRLGEDAALGPCISPGKVLVTGGAGYFGFRLGRVLASQGMSVLLMDMNKPPCDIPDGASFYQSDIRDYSSLYKLCEGVDCIFHTASYGMSGPEQLRKEQVESINVGGTNNVINVCKERRIPRLVYTSTINVVFAGKPIEDGDEASVPYLPSDAHIDHYSRTKAIAEQMVLSANGCSLKAGGLLRSCVLRPCGIYGPEERRHLHRVMVNVERRLFSFRFGDPRARMNWVHVDNLVLAHTLAAEALTLKRSCVASGQVYFINDGLSVNLFEWFTPLFEKLGYSRPLINLPVSLVYSAAILVEYLHVVLRPVIEVPLLFTRSEVRNIAVSHTFKIDKAHRELGYCPKPYSLADSVEQYLKSRRPCSSSPLFNVSWTSQLPRHLILLLLMGLSLVLLMLCCILSQD, from the exons ATGGAGCTGTGCGGTCCCAACATGAGTGAGAGTGGAGGCTCTCTGTGCCAGGTGAAGCAGCTTTCCTGCCACAGTGTCTCCCTTTGTCGCCTGCAGGCCAATGGACACCAACTGCACAACCTCCCACACCTCACCCACCAGCCTTGGGTTAACCACCAAGCTCCGGCTGTGGCCTCCAGCCCAGCCGTGGCCATCCGACACCGGGTAAATGGAGCCATGGCGGCCAGCTGCAGCAGCCCGGAATGTGTGGCCTCCAGACTGGGAGAGGACGCAGCACTGGGCCCGTGCATCTCCCCAGGGAAGGTGCTGGTGACAGGTGGAGCGGGATACTTTGGATTTAGGCTGGGGAGAGTGCTGGCCAGTCAGGGTATGTCAGTGCTCCTTATGGACATGAACAAGCCTCCCTGTGACATCCCTGATGGAGCGAGCTTCTATCAG AGTGACATCCGGGACTATTCCTCCCTCTATAAGTTGTGTGAAGGGGTTGATTGTATATTCCACACAGCATCCTATGGCATGTCCGGGCCAGAGCAG CTGAGGAAAGAGCAGGTGGAGTCGATCAATGTTGGTGGGACCAATAATGTCATAAACG tgtgcaAAGAGAGGAGGATCCCCCGGCTAGTGTACACCAGCACCATCAATGTGGTGTTTGCTGGGAAACCGATTGAGGATGGCGATGAGGCTTCAGTGCCGTATTTACCCTCCGATGCG CACATTGACCACTACTCCAGAACTAAAGCTATTGCAGAGCAGATGGTCCTCTCAGCCAACGGATGCTCCCTCAAAG CTGGAGGCCTGCTGCGGTCCTGCGTCTTACGGCCCTGCGGCATATACGGACCAGAAGAGAGGAGACACCTTCACAGAGTGATG gTCAATGTGGAGCGTCGGTTGTTCAGTTTCAGGTTTGGTGACCCCCGGGCCAGGATGAATTGGGTACATGTAGATAACCTGGTGCTGGCCCACACACTTGCTGCGGAGGCTCTCACGCTAAAGAGGAGCTGTGTCGCT AGTGGACAGGTCTATTTCATTAATGATGGACTTTCAGTCAATTTATTTGAGTGGTTCACACCCTTG TTTGAAAAGCTGGGTTACAGCAGGCCATTGATAAATCTGCCAGTTTCACTCGTCTATTCTGCAG CCATCCTGGTGGAATATTTGCATGTAGTCCTGAGACCTGTGATAGAAGTTCCTCTCCTTTTTACCAGAAGTGAG GTGAGGAATATAGCAGTAAGCCACACCTTCAAGATCGACAAGGCCCATCGAGAGCTTGGTTACTGTCCGAAACCCTACAGCCTAGCAGACTCTGTGGAGCAGTACCTGAAGTCCCGGCGGCCATGCTCCAGCTCACCTCTTTTCAACGTCTCCTGGACCTCTCAGCTGCCCAGACACCTCattctgctgctgctaatgGGCCTCAGCCTTGTGCTACTGATGTTGTGCTGCATACTTAGTCAAGACTAA
- the cdr2a gene encoding cerebellar degeneration-related protein 2 yields the protein MLTDVILEEEFDKNGDPWYDPQDLEHDLHLAAELGKTLLDRNHELEQALQQMYSTNQDQLQEIEYMTKQVDLLRQMNDQHAKVYEQLDTVTRDLEQSNQRLVQDNRLAHQKIHSLTETIEGLQTYMEELQTQVDELRTAQLERSKKEQAEQRRSLGAQSMSCLKELYDLQHESSRQVDGLWSPQGSFYDQDRCQDLEEERETLQHSIQTLQNQIAVERSRREVAEREFELTVKENQGLEQRLDLLAGCRDRQKELEAEVEQLRLLWRAECAKSARRPYQLLLPETVFFASEEKPSQEQVETEEKMEMQEEQRKHILQRCNSDSFLRAMNTDEIRRGHEQMCIRRTEAVKQRGISLLNEVDAQYSALQVKYDELLRRCQQTDGLSHKGVQTSSTPVANSRTRRRLSSSATLSDLAVVSEDGQQPGQQPEYKVLFKEIFTCIQKTKDDLSDNRRPVRDSDSQGSAQ from the exons ATGCTGACTGACGTGATTTTAGAGGAAGAGTTTGACAAGAATGGGGATCCTTGGTACGACCCGCAGGACCTTGAACACG ACCTCCATTTGGCAGCGGAGCTTGGGAAAACACTCCTGGACAGGAATCATGAGCTGGAGCAGGCGCTACAGCAGATGTACTCCACCAACCAGGATCAGCTGCAGGAGATAGAG TACATGACCAAGCAGGTGGACCTGCTACGTCAGATGAACGACCAGCATGCCAAGGTGTATGAGCAGCTAGACACGGTCACCAGGGATCTGGAGCAAAGCAACCAGAGACTGGTGCAGGACAACCGCCTGGCACACCAGAAGATCCACAG TCTAACAGAGACCATCGAAGGACTTCAAACCTACATGGAGGAACTACAGACTCAGGTGGATGAGCTCAGGACTGCGCAACTGGAGCGAAGCAAAAAAGAGCAGGCAGAGCAGCGACGAAGCCTCGGAGCACAGAGCATGTCCTGCCTCAAAGAGCTGTATGACTTACAACATGAGAG CAGTCGGCAAGTGGATGGACTCTGGTCACCTCAGGGCTCTTTCTATGACCAAGACAGATGCCAAGACCTGGAGGAGGAGCGCGAGACTCTTCAGCACTCCATCCAGACTCTTCAGAATCAGATAGCTGTGGAGCGCAGCCGCAGGGAGGTTGCAGAGCGGGAGTTTGAGTTGACAGTCAAGGAGAACCAAGGCCTCGAGCAGCGGCTGGACCTGCTGGCGGGCTGCCGGGACAGGCAGAAGGAGCTGGAGGCTGAAGTGGAGCAGCTGCGTCTTCTGTGGCGTGCAGAGTGTGCCAAAAG TGCCAGAAGACCATACCAGCTGCTGTTGCCTGAAACTGTTTTCTTTGCATCAGAAGAAAAACCCAGTCAGGAGCAGGTTGAGAcggaggagaagatggagatgcaggaggagcagagaaAGCACATCCTGCAGAGATGTAACAGTGACAGCTTTTTGAGGGCAATGAACACAGACGAGATTCGCCGTGGTCACGAGCAGATGTGCATAAGACGAACAGAGGCAGTGAAACAGAGGGGCATCTCCCTGCTCAATGAGGTGGATGCACAGTACAGTGCACTGCAG gtGAAATATGATGAGCTTCTGCGTCGGTGCCAGCAAACAGACGGGCTCAGCCATAAAGGCGTCCAGACTTCAAGCACTCCCGTTGCAAACAGCCGGACGCGCCGCCGCCTGTCCAGCTCAGCCACTTTGTCCGATCTGGCAGTGGTTTCGGAAGATGGTCAGCAGCCTGGTCAGCAGCCAGAGTACAAAGTTCTCTTCAAGGAGATCTTCACTTGCATCCAAAAGACCAAAGACGATCTCAGCGACAACAGGCGTCCTGTCAGGGACAGTGATTCTCAGGGCTCTGCCCAATGA